TGTAGAAGTGCTGCTCGGGGTGGACGTAGTAGTGGGTCCCGAAGGTACCGTGGAAGTGAGGCCACTGGTCCGGGTCCTTCAGCCAGTGCTGGAGTGCGTTCTCACAGGAGCGGAACTCGCCCGCGCCGCAGAACTGACACTTTCCGCACGCGACGAAGTACGTCGGGGCGATCAGGTCGCCCTCCTCGATCGGCTCGCCAGCGTAATCGGTCTCGACGCCTGCGCCGAGTTCGTCGACTCGACAGAGTGCCTCGTGGCCCAGTACCATCTGGTCGAGTACCGGGTGGTTGCCCTTCCAGATGTGCAACTCCGACCCGCAGACGTTGGCCTGCTCGACTCGGGTCACGAGCGCTCCGGGCTCGGGGTCTGGAACGTCGTACTCTTTGATCTCGACTGTCTCGGGGCTCTGCAGATACGCGAGCCTACCGGTGGGGCTATCCGCCATACTACTACCACATTTTCGCCCGGGACAAATACTCTTCGCCCCCCCGGTTCCCACGCCCGCCGACGGATCAGTCGCGCTGCCAGTCGGCCTCGCGTTTCTCCAGGAACGCGCTGGTCCCCTCGATTCGGTCCTCTGATAGGAACGTGTTCGCGAGGACGGTGACCGCCTCGTTGGCCCCCTCGCGCTCCCCGTTGACGAGACGCTTGGTCATCTCGACGGCCAGCGGTGCGCTTTCGACGATCTCGTCGATGCGATCGGCGACGACGTCGTCGACCTCGTCGTCGGTCGTGACGGCCGAGACGAGGCCGACACGGTGGGCCTCCTCGGCGTCGAGCGTCCGCGCGGTCACCATCATCTCCCGGGCCGGCTTGGTACCGATGAGATCAGGGAAGCGAAACAGACCGTTCAGTGAGCTCACGCCGATCTTCGGCTCGATCAGGCTGAACTCGGCCTCCTCGGTGGCAATCGTGACGTCACAGAGGCCGGCGATCTCGCAGCCGACACCGTAGGCGATCCCGTCGACCTTGGCGACGACCGGGGTGGCGATCCGCTCGATCGTCCCGCTGGCTTCCCGGATGTACTCGCAGTACTCCATGACCTCCGTCGCCGACGTCAGGTCACGGATGTCCTGGATGTCGTCGCCGGCACAGAAGGTGTCGCCGTTGCCTTCGAGTCGGATCGCTCGGATGTCGGGGTCGTCCTCGGCGGCCAGCAGTGCCTCTCGGAACTCCTCCCACATCTCGACCGACACGGCATTGAGGTGCTCTGGGCGATCGAAGGTGATTCGACAGACAGGTCCGTCGACGTCGCGGACGATGTGCTCGTACGCCATGGGTGTGACTCACTCGGCACCGTCAAATCACTTGTGATGGGGCAAGCGGCCCTACAACGGCAGTCGACCGGTCGTCAGATCGCGAAAACGGGCGTTTCACGCGTCTTCGGCGTCGAAAAGCCTAAGTCCGAAACGCTGTACTGACTTGCTATGGCATCCCAGTCCGATCAGCAGTTCATGCTGAGCGACGAGCAAGAGGCCATTCGCACCGCCGTCCGCGAGTTCGGTGAGGAGGAAATCGCCCCCGTCGCACGCGAGTACGACGAGAGCCACGAGTATCCGTGGGACGTCGTCGAGAAAGCCGCGGAGGCAGACCTCGTCGGCCCGATGGTCCCGATCGAGTACGGCGGCGCCGGCATGGACGTCCTGGAGACGGCGATCGTTACCGAGGAACTGTGGCGGGCCGACCCCGGGATCGGGGCGGCGATCGACCTGATGGCGTTCAACTCGACGCTGCACGTGATGAAAGAGTACGGCACAGAGGAACAGAAAGAGGAGTGGTTCCCGGGCATCGCCGCCGGGGAGAAGTCCATCGCCATCGGCATCAGCGAACCCGCCCACGGCTCCGACGTGGCCAGCATCGAGACCCGCGCCGAGAAGGACGGCGACGAGTGGGTCATCAACGGCAACAAGATGTGGATCAGCAACGGGTCGGTCGGCGACGCCGTCC
Above is a genomic segment from Halorientalis sp. LT38 containing:
- a CDS encoding enoyl-CoA hydratase/isomerase family protein; its protein translation is MAYEHIVRDVDGPVCRITFDRPEHLNAVSVEMWEEFREALLAAEDDPDIRAIRLEGNGDTFCAGDDIQDIRDLTSATEVMEYCEYIREASGTIERIATPVVAKVDGIAYGVGCEIAGLCDVTIATEEAEFSLIEPKIGVSSLNGLFRFPDLIGTKPAREMMVTARTLDAEEAHRVGLVSAVTTDDEVDDVVADRIDEIVESAPLAVEMTKRLVNGEREGANEAVTVLANTFLSEDRIEGTSAFLEKREADWQRD